A window of the Linepithema humile isolate Giens D197 chromosome 4, Lhum_UNIL_v1.0, whole genome shotgun sequence genome harbors these coding sequences:
- the CRMP gene encoding dihydropyrimidinase isoform X4 — translation MSTPVKKVPIHLQSAQNRLLIKNGKVVNDDGIIDSDVYIEDGIIRQMGRNLIIPGGTRTIDARGRYVMPGGIDPHTHFEMEFMDSKSVDDFYQGTKAAVAGGTTMIIDFVIPRKDESLVEAYDRYRETADQKVCCDYGLHVAVTSWNPKVKEDMATLAKDHGVGSFKMFMAYRDIFMLRDPELIEAFKACKDIGAVAMVHAENGDIIAENAKKLLAAGVTGPEGHEMSRPEEVEAEAVNRACIIANQVNSPLYVTAITSKSAADVVSAKRSDGVVVFGETLASAVGIDGSEQYGKDMGRARRFITNPPLRPDPTTPAYLTEHLAQDNLQVIGSDNCTFNAEQKALGKDDFTKIPNGVNGVEDRMSVLWEKGVHAGIMDPTRFVAVTSTNAARIFNLYPRKGVIAIGSDADIVVWDPNRKRTISAETHVQAVDFNIFEGTEVTGVPEYVIVNGRVCVDECELKAVHGFGKYVNSEPFGAYVYDIINEKEKIPRGVARTEAEAKRFAEEDAAIARAREASRAAAAAAAARNQNGSIHSPKIKLPATSFLPTLPDSAVVTPSTRGPRLEGQRNLQDTTFSISEDIDEGRRACIRVNNPPGGRSAGGFW, via the exons ATGAGCACGCCAGTGAAGAAGGTGCCCATTCATCTGCAG AGCGCGCAGAACAGATTGCTGATTAAAAACGGCAAGGTTGTCAACGACGACGGGATCATCGATAGCGATGTCTACATCGAGGATGGCATCATCAG GCAAATGGGACGCAATCTCATTATACCGGGCGGCACGAGGACCATCGATGCGCGTGGAAGATACGTGATGCCCGGCGGCATAGATCCGCACACGCATTTTGAGATGGAGTTTATGGATTCCAAGTCGGTGGATGATTTTTACCAGGGCACGAAAGCCGCCGTCGCCGGCGGTACGACGATGATCATCGACTTTGTGATACCGCGGAAGGACGAGAGCCTCGTGGAGGCTTACGACAGATACAGGGAAACGGCGGATCAAAAAGTATGCTGCGATTACGGGCTGCACGTCGCCGTCACCTCCTGGAATCCGAAG GTCAAAGAAGACATGGCGACACTGGCGAAGGATCACGGCGTCGGCAGTTTCAAGATGTTTATGGCGTACCGGGACATATTCATGCTCAGAGACCCGGAGCTGATCGAGGCGTTCAAGGCTTGCAAGGACATCGGCGCCGTCGCTATGGTGCACGCGGAGAACGGCGATATTATCGCAGag AATGCGAAGAAACTGCTGGCCGCGGGAGTCACCGGGCCGGAGGGCCACGAGATGTCACGGCCCGAAGAAGTCGAGGCGGAGGCTGTGAATAGAGCGTGCATTATCGCGAATCAG GTGAATAGTCCGCTGTATGTAACGGCGATCACGAGCAAGTCGGCCGCCGACGTCGTGTCGGCGAAGCGATCTGATGGTGTCGTCGTTTTCGGAGAAACCCTGGCGAGCGCCGTCGGCATCGACGGTAGCGAGCAATATGGCAAAGATATGGGAAGAGCGAGGCGTTTTATTACTAACCCGCCGTTGCGGCCTGATCCAACGACACCTGCGTATTTAACCGAACACCTGGCTCA AGATAATCTCCAAGTGATCGGTAGCGATAATTGCACGTTCAACGCTGAGCAGAAGGCGTTGGGCAAGGATGACTTCACGAAGATCCCGAACGGCGTGAACGGCGTCGAGGATAGGATGTCGGTGCTTTGGGAGAAGGGCGTACACGCTGGCATAATGGACCCCACGCGATTCGTCGCCGTCACCAGCACGAACGCCGCTAGGATCTTCAATCTGTATCCCCGAAAGGGCGTCATAGCCATCGGCTCGGACGCCGATATTGTCGTCTGGGACCCCAACAGGAAGCGCACCATTTCCGCCGAGACTCACGTTCAGGCCGTTGACTTCAACATCTTCGAG GGCACGGAAGTCACTGGTGTACCTGAATATGTAATCGTCAACGGACGCGTGTGCGTGGACGAGTGCGAGCTGAAAGCTGTTCACGGATTCGGCAAATACGTGAACTCGGAGCCATTCGGCGCTTACGTATATGACATAATAAACGAGAAGGAAAAg ATACCGCGCGGAGTTGCACGAACGGAAGCAGAGGCGAAAAGATTCGCCGAGGAAGACGCCGCGATCGCGAGAGCTAGGGAAGCATCAAGAGCGGCTGCGGCCGCTGCCGCGGCGCGCAATCAGAACGGTTCGATTCACAGTCCGAAGATAAAACTGCCAGCTACCAGCTTCCTACCCACCTTGCCGGATTCCGCCGTGGTGACGCCGTCCACGAGAGGCCCGAGACTCGAAGGGCAGAGAAATCTGCAGGACACTACTTTCTCCATCAGCG AGGACATCGACGAAGGACGAAGGGCATGCATTCGCGTGAACAATCCACCGGGCGGCCGCAGTGCAGGAGGCTTTTGgtaa
- the CRMP gene encoding dihydropyrimidinase isoform X3: MSTPVKKVPIHLQSAQNRLLIKNGKVVNDDGIIDSDVYIEDGIIRQMGRNLIIPGGTRTIDARGRYVMPGGIDPHTHFEMEFMDSKSVDDFYQGTKAAVAGGTTMIIDFVIPRKDESLVEAYDRYRETADQKVCCDYGLHVAVTSWNPKVKEDMATLAKDHGVGSFKMFMAYRDIFMLRDPELIEAFKACKDIGAVAMVHAENGDIIAENAKKLLAAGVTGPEGHEMSRPEEVEAEAVNRACIIANQVNCPLYVVHVMSRSAGEQVDAARKRGVCVFGETLAAAVGTDGTNYLHKCWRHAAGHVLSPPLRPDPDTPRVLVNMLAKDNLQVIGSDNCTFNAEQKALGKDDFTKIPNGVNGVEDRMSVLWEKGVHAGIMDPTRFVAVTSTNAARIFNLYPRKGVIAIGSDADIVVWDPNRKRTISAETHVQAVDFNIFEGTEVTGVPEYVIVNGRVCVDECELKAVHGFGKYVNSEPFGAYVYDIINEKEKIPRGVARTEAEAKRFAEEDAAIARAREASRAAAAAAAARNQNGSIHSPKIKLPATSFLPTLPDSAVVTPSTRGPRLEGQRNLQDTTFSISEDIDEGRRACIRVNNPPGGRSAGGFW; this comes from the exons ATGAGCACGCCAGTGAAGAAGGTGCCCATTCATCTGCAG AGCGCGCAGAACAGATTGCTGATTAAAAACGGCAAGGTTGTCAACGACGACGGGATCATCGATAGCGATGTCTACATCGAGGATGGCATCATCAG GCAAATGGGACGCAATCTCATTATACCGGGCGGCACGAGGACCATCGATGCGCGTGGAAGATACGTGATGCCCGGCGGCATAGATCCGCACACGCATTTTGAGATGGAGTTTATGGATTCCAAGTCGGTGGATGATTTTTACCAGGGCACGAAAGCCGCCGTCGCCGGCGGTACGACGATGATCATCGACTTTGTGATACCGCGGAAGGACGAGAGCCTCGTGGAGGCTTACGACAGATACAGGGAAACGGCGGATCAAAAAGTATGCTGCGATTACGGGCTGCACGTCGCCGTCACCTCCTGGAATCCGAAG GTCAAAGAAGACATGGCGACACTGGCGAAGGATCACGGCGTCGGCAGTTTCAAGATGTTTATGGCGTACCGGGACATATTCATGCTCAGAGACCCGGAGCTGATCGAGGCGTTCAAGGCTTGCAAGGACATCGGCGCCGTCGCTATGGTGCACGCGGAGAACGGCGATATTATCGCAGag AATGCGAAGAAACTGCTGGCCGCGGGAGTCACCGGGCCGGAGGGCCACGAGATGTCACGGCCCGAAGAAGTCGAGGCGGAGGCTGTGAATAGAGCGTGCATTATCGCGAATCAG GTCAATTGCCCGCTGTACGTAGTGCATGTGATGAGTCGTAGCGCCGGCGAGCAAGTGGACGCCGCGCGTAAACGCGGCGTTTGCGTCTTCGGCGAGACCCTGGCGGCTGCGGTCGGCACAGACGGTACCAACTACTTGCACAAATGCTGGAGACACGCCGCTGGCCACGTTCTCAGTCCACCACTCAGACCGGATCCGGATACGCCGCGAGTACTCGTGAACATGTTAGCCAA AGATAATCTCCAAGTGATCGGTAGCGATAATTGCACGTTCAACGCTGAGCAGAAGGCGTTGGGCAAGGATGACTTCACGAAGATCCCGAACGGCGTGAACGGCGTCGAGGATAGGATGTCGGTGCTTTGGGAGAAGGGCGTACACGCTGGCATAATGGACCCCACGCGATTCGTCGCCGTCACCAGCACGAACGCCGCTAGGATCTTCAATCTGTATCCCCGAAAGGGCGTCATAGCCATCGGCTCGGACGCCGATATTGTCGTCTGGGACCCCAACAGGAAGCGCACCATTTCCGCCGAGACTCACGTTCAGGCCGTTGACTTCAACATCTTCGAG GGCACGGAAGTCACTGGTGTACCTGAATATGTAATCGTCAACGGACGCGTGTGCGTGGACGAGTGCGAGCTGAAAGCTGTTCACGGATTCGGCAAATACGTGAACTCGGAGCCATTCGGCGCTTACGTATATGACATAATAAACGAGAAGGAAAAg ATACCGCGCGGAGTTGCACGAACGGAAGCAGAGGCGAAAAGATTCGCCGAGGAAGACGCCGCGATCGCGAGAGCTAGGGAAGCATCAAGAGCGGCTGCGGCCGCTGCCGCGGCGCGCAATCAGAACGGTTCGATTCACAGTCCGAAGATAAAACTGCCAGCTACCAGCTTCCTACCCACCTTGCCGGATTCCGCCGTGGTGACGCCGTCCACGAGAGGCCCGAGACTCGAAGGGCAGAGAAATCTGCAGGACACTACTTTCTCCATCAGCG AGGACATCGACGAAGGACGAAGGGCATGCATTCGCGTGAACAATCCACCGGGCGGCCGCAGTGCAGGAGGCTTTTGgtaa
- the CRMP gene encoding dihydropyrimidinase isoform X2: MSTPVKKVPIHLQSAQNRLLIKNGKVVNDDGIIDSDVYIEDGIIRQMGRNLIIPGGTRTIDARGRYVMPGGIDPHTHFEMEFMDSKSVDDFYQGTKAAVAGGTTMIIDFVIPRKDESLVEAYDRYRETADQKVCCDYGLHVAVTSWNPKVKEDMATLAKDHGVGSFKMFMAYRDIFMLRDPELIEAFKACKDIGAVAMVHAENGDIIAENAKKLLAAGVTGPEGHEMSRPEEVEAEAVNRACIIANQVNSPLYVTAITSKSAADVVSAKRSDGVVVFGETLASAVGIDGSEQYGKDMGRARRFITNPPLRPDPTTPAYLTEHLAQDNLQVIGSDNCTFNAEQKALGKDDFTKIPNGVNGVEDRMSVLWEKGVHAGIMDPTRFVAVTSTNAARIFNLYPRKGVIAIGSDADIVVWDPNRKRTISAETHVQAVDFNIFEGTEVTGVPEYVIVNGRVCVDECELKAVHGFGKYVNSEPFGAYVYDIINEKEKIPRGVARTEAEAKRFAEEDAAIARAREASRAAAAAAAARNQNGSIHSPKIKLPATSFLPTLPDSAVVTPSTRGPRLEGQRNLQDTTFSISEDIDEGRRACIRVNNPPGGRSAGGFWRQEE; this comes from the exons ATGAGCACGCCAGTGAAGAAGGTGCCCATTCATCTGCAG AGCGCGCAGAACAGATTGCTGATTAAAAACGGCAAGGTTGTCAACGACGACGGGATCATCGATAGCGATGTCTACATCGAGGATGGCATCATCAG GCAAATGGGACGCAATCTCATTATACCGGGCGGCACGAGGACCATCGATGCGCGTGGAAGATACGTGATGCCCGGCGGCATAGATCCGCACACGCATTTTGAGATGGAGTTTATGGATTCCAAGTCGGTGGATGATTTTTACCAGGGCACGAAAGCCGCCGTCGCCGGCGGTACGACGATGATCATCGACTTTGTGATACCGCGGAAGGACGAGAGCCTCGTGGAGGCTTACGACAGATACAGGGAAACGGCGGATCAAAAAGTATGCTGCGATTACGGGCTGCACGTCGCCGTCACCTCCTGGAATCCGAAG GTCAAAGAAGACATGGCGACACTGGCGAAGGATCACGGCGTCGGCAGTTTCAAGATGTTTATGGCGTACCGGGACATATTCATGCTCAGAGACCCGGAGCTGATCGAGGCGTTCAAGGCTTGCAAGGACATCGGCGCCGTCGCTATGGTGCACGCGGAGAACGGCGATATTATCGCAGag AATGCGAAGAAACTGCTGGCCGCGGGAGTCACCGGGCCGGAGGGCCACGAGATGTCACGGCCCGAAGAAGTCGAGGCGGAGGCTGTGAATAGAGCGTGCATTATCGCGAATCAG GTGAATAGTCCGCTGTATGTAACGGCGATCACGAGCAAGTCGGCCGCCGACGTCGTGTCGGCGAAGCGATCTGATGGTGTCGTCGTTTTCGGAGAAACCCTGGCGAGCGCCGTCGGCATCGACGGTAGCGAGCAATATGGCAAAGATATGGGAAGAGCGAGGCGTTTTATTACTAACCCGCCGTTGCGGCCTGATCCAACGACACCTGCGTATTTAACCGAACACCTGGCTCA AGATAATCTCCAAGTGATCGGTAGCGATAATTGCACGTTCAACGCTGAGCAGAAGGCGTTGGGCAAGGATGACTTCACGAAGATCCCGAACGGCGTGAACGGCGTCGAGGATAGGATGTCGGTGCTTTGGGAGAAGGGCGTACACGCTGGCATAATGGACCCCACGCGATTCGTCGCCGTCACCAGCACGAACGCCGCTAGGATCTTCAATCTGTATCCCCGAAAGGGCGTCATAGCCATCGGCTCGGACGCCGATATTGTCGTCTGGGACCCCAACAGGAAGCGCACCATTTCCGCCGAGACTCACGTTCAGGCCGTTGACTTCAACATCTTCGAG GGCACGGAAGTCACTGGTGTACCTGAATATGTAATCGTCAACGGACGCGTGTGCGTGGACGAGTGCGAGCTGAAAGCTGTTCACGGATTCGGCAAATACGTGAACTCGGAGCCATTCGGCGCTTACGTATATGACATAATAAACGAGAAGGAAAAg ATACCGCGCGGAGTTGCACGAACGGAAGCAGAGGCGAAAAGATTCGCCGAGGAAGACGCCGCGATCGCGAGAGCTAGGGAAGCATCAAGAGCGGCTGCGGCCGCTGCCGCGGCGCGCAATCAGAACGGTTCGATTCACAGTCCGAAGATAAAACTGCCAGCTACCAGCTTCCTACCCACCTTGCCGGATTCCGCCGTGGTGACGCCGTCCACGAGAGGCCCGAGACTCGAAGGGCAGAGAAATCTGCAGGACACTACTTTCTCCATCAGCG AGGACATCGACGAAGGACGAAGGGCATGCATTCGCGTGAACAATCCACCGGGCGGCCGCAGTGCAGGAGGCTTTTG
- the CRMP gene encoding dihydropyrimidinase isoform X1 translates to MSTPVKKVPIHLQSAQNRLLIKNGKVVNDDGIIDSDVYIEDGIIRQMGRNLIIPGGTRTIDARGRYVMPGGIDPHTHFEMEFMDSKSVDDFYQGTKAAVAGGTTMIIDFVIPRKDESLVEAYDRYRETADQKVCCDYGLHVAVTSWNPKVKEDMATLAKDHGVGSFKMFMAYRDIFMLRDPELIEAFKACKDIGAVAMVHAENGDIIAENAKKLLAAGVTGPEGHEMSRPEEVEAEAVNRACIIANQVNCPLYVVHVMSRSAGEQVDAARKRGVCVFGETLAAAVGTDGTNYLHKCWRHAAGHVLSPPLRPDPDTPRVLVNMLAKDNLQVIGSDNCTFNAEQKALGKDDFTKIPNGVNGVEDRMSVLWEKGVHAGIMDPTRFVAVTSTNAARIFNLYPRKGVIAIGSDADIVVWDPNRKRTISAETHVQAVDFNIFEGTEVTGVPEYVIVNGRVCVDECELKAVHGFGKYVNSEPFGAYVYDIINEKEKIPRGVARTEAEAKRFAEEDAAIARAREASRAAAAAAAARNQNGSIHSPKIKLPATSFLPTLPDSAVVTPSTRGPRLEGQRNLQDTTFSISEDIDEGRRACIRVNNPPGGRSAGGFWRQEE, encoded by the exons ATGAGCACGCCAGTGAAGAAGGTGCCCATTCATCTGCAG AGCGCGCAGAACAGATTGCTGATTAAAAACGGCAAGGTTGTCAACGACGACGGGATCATCGATAGCGATGTCTACATCGAGGATGGCATCATCAG GCAAATGGGACGCAATCTCATTATACCGGGCGGCACGAGGACCATCGATGCGCGTGGAAGATACGTGATGCCCGGCGGCATAGATCCGCACACGCATTTTGAGATGGAGTTTATGGATTCCAAGTCGGTGGATGATTTTTACCAGGGCACGAAAGCCGCCGTCGCCGGCGGTACGACGATGATCATCGACTTTGTGATACCGCGGAAGGACGAGAGCCTCGTGGAGGCTTACGACAGATACAGGGAAACGGCGGATCAAAAAGTATGCTGCGATTACGGGCTGCACGTCGCCGTCACCTCCTGGAATCCGAAG GTCAAAGAAGACATGGCGACACTGGCGAAGGATCACGGCGTCGGCAGTTTCAAGATGTTTATGGCGTACCGGGACATATTCATGCTCAGAGACCCGGAGCTGATCGAGGCGTTCAAGGCTTGCAAGGACATCGGCGCCGTCGCTATGGTGCACGCGGAGAACGGCGATATTATCGCAGag AATGCGAAGAAACTGCTGGCCGCGGGAGTCACCGGGCCGGAGGGCCACGAGATGTCACGGCCCGAAGAAGTCGAGGCGGAGGCTGTGAATAGAGCGTGCATTATCGCGAATCAG GTCAATTGCCCGCTGTACGTAGTGCATGTGATGAGTCGTAGCGCCGGCGAGCAAGTGGACGCCGCGCGTAAACGCGGCGTTTGCGTCTTCGGCGAGACCCTGGCGGCTGCGGTCGGCACAGACGGTACCAACTACTTGCACAAATGCTGGAGACACGCCGCTGGCCACGTTCTCAGTCCACCACTCAGACCGGATCCGGATACGCCGCGAGTACTCGTGAACATGTTAGCCAA AGATAATCTCCAAGTGATCGGTAGCGATAATTGCACGTTCAACGCTGAGCAGAAGGCGTTGGGCAAGGATGACTTCACGAAGATCCCGAACGGCGTGAACGGCGTCGAGGATAGGATGTCGGTGCTTTGGGAGAAGGGCGTACACGCTGGCATAATGGACCCCACGCGATTCGTCGCCGTCACCAGCACGAACGCCGCTAGGATCTTCAATCTGTATCCCCGAAAGGGCGTCATAGCCATCGGCTCGGACGCCGATATTGTCGTCTGGGACCCCAACAGGAAGCGCACCATTTCCGCCGAGACTCACGTTCAGGCCGTTGACTTCAACATCTTCGAG GGCACGGAAGTCACTGGTGTACCTGAATATGTAATCGTCAACGGACGCGTGTGCGTGGACGAGTGCGAGCTGAAAGCTGTTCACGGATTCGGCAAATACGTGAACTCGGAGCCATTCGGCGCTTACGTATATGACATAATAAACGAGAAGGAAAAg ATACCGCGCGGAGTTGCACGAACGGAAGCAGAGGCGAAAAGATTCGCCGAGGAAGACGCCGCGATCGCGAGAGCTAGGGAAGCATCAAGAGCGGCTGCGGCCGCTGCCGCGGCGCGCAATCAGAACGGTTCGATTCACAGTCCGAAGATAAAACTGCCAGCTACCAGCTTCCTACCCACCTTGCCGGATTCCGCCGTGGTGACGCCGTCCACGAGAGGCCCGAGACTCGAAGGGCAGAGAAATCTGCAGGACACTACTTTCTCCATCAGCG AGGACATCGACGAAGGACGAAGGGCATGCATTCGCGTGAACAATCCACCGGGCGGCCGCAGTGCAGGAGGCTTTTG
- the CRMP gene encoding dihydropyrimidinase isoform X5, with protein MSTPVKKVPIHLQSAQNRLLIKNGKVVNDDGIIDSDVYIEDGIIRQMGRNLIIPGGTRTIDARGRYVMPGGIDPHTHFEMEFMDSKSVDDFYQGTKAAVAGGTTMIIDFVIPRKDESLVEAYDRYRETADQKVCCDYGLHVAVTSWNPKVKEDMATLAKDHGVGSFKMFMAYRDIFMLRDPELIEAFKACKDIGAVAMVHAENGDIIAENAKKLLAAGVTGPEGHEMSRPEEVEAEAVNRACIIANQVNCPLYVVHVMSRSAGEQVDAARKRGVCVFGETLAAAVGTDGTNYLHKCWRHAAGHVLSPPLRPDPDTPRVLVNMLAKDNLQVIGSDNCTFNAEQKALGKDDFTKIPNGVNGVEDRMSVLWEKGVHAGIMDPTRFVAVTSTNAARIFNLYPRKGVIAIGSDADIVVWDPNRKRTISAETHVQAVDFNIFEGTEVTGVPEYVIVNGRVCVDECELKAVHGFGKYVNSEPFGAYVYDIINEKEKIPRGVARTEAEAKRFAEEDAAIARAREASRAAAAAAAARNQNGSIHSPKIKLPATSFLPTLPDSAVVTPSTRGPRLEGQRNLQDTTFSISGDRKNERDDDDSYKYNVY; from the exons ATGAGCACGCCAGTGAAGAAGGTGCCCATTCATCTGCAG AGCGCGCAGAACAGATTGCTGATTAAAAACGGCAAGGTTGTCAACGACGACGGGATCATCGATAGCGATGTCTACATCGAGGATGGCATCATCAG GCAAATGGGACGCAATCTCATTATACCGGGCGGCACGAGGACCATCGATGCGCGTGGAAGATACGTGATGCCCGGCGGCATAGATCCGCACACGCATTTTGAGATGGAGTTTATGGATTCCAAGTCGGTGGATGATTTTTACCAGGGCACGAAAGCCGCCGTCGCCGGCGGTACGACGATGATCATCGACTTTGTGATACCGCGGAAGGACGAGAGCCTCGTGGAGGCTTACGACAGATACAGGGAAACGGCGGATCAAAAAGTATGCTGCGATTACGGGCTGCACGTCGCCGTCACCTCCTGGAATCCGAAG GTCAAAGAAGACATGGCGACACTGGCGAAGGATCACGGCGTCGGCAGTTTCAAGATGTTTATGGCGTACCGGGACATATTCATGCTCAGAGACCCGGAGCTGATCGAGGCGTTCAAGGCTTGCAAGGACATCGGCGCCGTCGCTATGGTGCACGCGGAGAACGGCGATATTATCGCAGag AATGCGAAGAAACTGCTGGCCGCGGGAGTCACCGGGCCGGAGGGCCACGAGATGTCACGGCCCGAAGAAGTCGAGGCGGAGGCTGTGAATAGAGCGTGCATTATCGCGAATCAG GTCAATTGCCCGCTGTACGTAGTGCATGTGATGAGTCGTAGCGCCGGCGAGCAAGTGGACGCCGCGCGTAAACGCGGCGTTTGCGTCTTCGGCGAGACCCTGGCGGCTGCGGTCGGCACAGACGGTACCAACTACTTGCACAAATGCTGGAGACACGCCGCTGGCCACGTTCTCAGTCCACCACTCAGACCGGATCCGGATACGCCGCGAGTACTCGTGAACATGTTAGCCAA AGATAATCTCCAAGTGATCGGTAGCGATAATTGCACGTTCAACGCTGAGCAGAAGGCGTTGGGCAAGGATGACTTCACGAAGATCCCGAACGGCGTGAACGGCGTCGAGGATAGGATGTCGGTGCTTTGGGAGAAGGGCGTACACGCTGGCATAATGGACCCCACGCGATTCGTCGCCGTCACCAGCACGAACGCCGCTAGGATCTTCAATCTGTATCCCCGAAAGGGCGTCATAGCCATCGGCTCGGACGCCGATATTGTCGTCTGGGACCCCAACAGGAAGCGCACCATTTCCGCCGAGACTCACGTTCAGGCCGTTGACTTCAACATCTTCGAG GGCACGGAAGTCACTGGTGTACCTGAATATGTAATCGTCAACGGACGCGTGTGCGTGGACGAGTGCGAGCTGAAAGCTGTTCACGGATTCGGCAAATACGTGAACTCGGAGCCATTCGGCGCTTACGTATATGACATAATAAACGAGAAGGAAAAg ATACCGCGCGGAGTTGCACGAACGGAAGCAGAGGCGAAAAGATTCGCCGAGGAAGACGCCGCGATCGCGAGAGCTAGGGAAGCATCAAGAGCGGCTGCGGCCGCTGCCGCGGCGCGCAATCAGAACGGTTCGATTCACAGTCCGAAGATAAAACTGCCAGCTACCAGCTTCCTACCCACCTTGCCGGATTCCGCCGTGGTGACGCCGTCCACGAGAGGCCCGAGACTCGAAGGGCAGAGAAATCTGCAGGACACTACTTTCTCCATCAGCG